The Verrucomicrobiota bacterium JB022 genome contains a region encoding:
- the mutL gene encoding DNA mismatch repair endonuclease MutL, producing MPRIVQLPDHVANQIAAGEVVERPVAVVKELVENSLDAGATRIEIEFRQGGKRLIRVTDNGCGMDPEDVVNCLERHATSKIRSADDLSRIASFGFRGEALPSIASVSDFLLRSRPAEAELGTEVKVTRGRRSAPSGCGMSQGTHIEVARLFNAVPARRKFLKTDRTEAAHITHLCRLLAVAHPEVAFTLIEDGREVFRSPECATLRERVQEIYGARLGQELVELELAEETHNGGNYRVWGLLGEPGVGRATRADMLAYVNRRPVDSRLVQYGLVEAYHSYLPSGRYPVAYLFLDVPPATVDVNVHPAKREVRFREEGFLRRFIMEAVLETLRKAARHTLKRAERVEDFAPEPEPIEDEAEEEVEADDVPAAQPLPPAEEPTSPPAKATETPPAAPPEPPKPALRPAPIAKAAPRPPIRVAPLPKKETAAPQPAPPRASPPVARPLAAKPTAAPAPQLSWKVLGIVQDRLAWLESREGVVCLNLRAAQERVTFERIEAQGAQAEQSSQTLLFPLSLELSPLEVDTVERHPGFWEELGFTLEPFGKNFYRVSSIPGWFEPEAAVDYLHDLIGLVREQGARSFRAEDARASAHRLAVKRLVRLSPLPTEAEVLPLAEALLRCRQPLTNPEGQPTFFELRKGEIDQRLGL from the coding sequence ATGCCGAGGATTGTACAACTACCCGACCATGTGGCCAACCAGATCGCGGCCGGGGAAGTCGTCGAGCGCCCGGTGGCTGTCGTGAAGGAGCTGGTCGAGAATTCGCTGGATGCGGGGGCGACGCGCATCGAGATCGAGTTCCGCCAGGGCGGCAAACGCCTGATCCGCGTGACCGACAATGGTTGCGGCATGGACCCGGAGGACGTGGTCAATTGCCTGGAGCGGCACGCCACGAGCAAGATCCGCAGTGCAGATGATTTGAGCCGGATCGCGAGCTTCGGCTTTCGGGGTGAGGCGTTGCCCAGTATCGCGAGCGTGAGCGATTTCCTGCTGCGCTCGCGCCCGGCCGAGGCCGAGTTGGGCACGGAGGTGAAGGTGACGCGGGGCCGCCGGAGCGCGCCGAGCGGCTGCGGCATGAGTCAGGGCACGCATATCGAGGTGGCGCGGCTGTTTAACGCTGTGCCGGCGCGCCGCAAGTTTTTGAAGACCGACCGCACGGAGGCGGCGCACATCACGCACCTGTGCCGCCTCTTGGCGGTCGCGCACCCGGAGGTGGCCTTTACGTTGATCGAAGACGGGCGGGAGGTGTTTCGCAGTCCGGAGTGCGCGACTTTGCGCGAGCGCGTGCAGGAGATCTACGGCGCGCGCCTGGGGCAAGAGCTGGTCGAGCTGGAGCTGGCGGAGGAGACGCACAACGGCGGCAATTACCGGGTTTGGGGCCTGTTGGGCGAGCCGGGGGTGGGGCGGGCGACCCGGGCCGACATGCTGGCCTACGTCAATCGCCGCCCGGTGGACAGCCGTCTGGTCCAGTACGGGTTGGTCGAGGCCTACCACAGCTATTTGCCGAGCGGGCGTTACCCGGTGGCGTATTTGTTTCTCGACGTGCCGCCGGCGACGGTGGATGTGAACGTGCACCCGGCCAAGCGCGAGGTGCGCTTCCGCGAAGAGGGTTTTTTGCGCCGCTTTATCATGGAGGCGGTGCTGGAGACGCTGCGCAAGGCGGCGCGGCATACCTTGAAGCGAGCTGAGCGGGTGGAGGACTTTGCGCCGGAGCCCGAGCCGATAGAGGATGAGGCCGAGGAAGAGGTGGAAGCCGACGATGTGCCTGCCGCGCAGCCGTTGCCGCCCGCCGAGGAGCCGACGTCGCCCCCCGCCAAAGCGACCGAGACTCCGCCAGCGGCGCCCCCCGAGCCGCCCAAGCCTGCCTTGCGCCCGGCCCCGATCGCCAAAGCCGCGCCGCGTCCGCCAATCCGCGTTGCGCCGTTGCCAAAGAAAGAAACGGCAGCGCCTCAGCCTGCTCCGCCCCGGGCAAGCCCCCCGGTGGCGCGTCCGCTGGCGGCGAAGCCGACCGCTGCCCCGGCCCCGCAGTTGAGCTGGAAGGTGCTGGGGATCGTGCAGGATCGGCTGGCCTGGCTGGAATCGCGGGAGGGTGTGGTGTGCCTCAACCTGCGGGCGGCGCAGGAGCGGGTGACATTTGAGCGGATCGAGGCGCAGGGGGCACAGGCCGAGCAGTCGAGCCAGACTTTACTTTTCCCGCTTTCCTTGGAGCTCTCGCCGCTGGAGGTGGATACGGTGGAGCGGCACCCGGGGTTCTGGGAGGAGCTAGGCTTTACGCTGGAGCCTTTCGGCAAGAATTTTTACCGCGTGTCGAGCATCCCGGGCTGGTTCGAGCCGGAGGCGGCGGTCGATTATCTGCACGATTTGATCGGGCTGGTGCGCGAGCAGGGCGCGCGCTCGTTTCGGGCGGAGGATGCCCGGGCTTCAGCGCATCGGCTGGCGGTCAAGCGGCTGGTGCGGCTCTCCCCTTTGCCGACCGAGGCAGAGGTATTGCCGTTGGCCGAAGCCTTGTTGCGCTGTCGCCAGCCGTTGACCAACCCGGAGGGGCAGCCGACTTTCTTTGAGCTACGCAAGGGCGAGATCGACCAGCGGCTGGGGCTGTAG
- a CDS encoding thioredoxin domain-containing protein yields the protein MPNRLAHEKSLYLRQHADNPVDWFPWGEEALEKARNENKPLLVSIGYSSCHWCHVMAHESFESVYIAELMNRHFVCIKVDREERPDLDRLYLEAVQMINGHGGWPLNVFCLPDGRPFAGGTYFPPEDRNQGIVPWPQLLMRVSDYFKRNRADLEENATAIIGNLKLANDPVGATGDGFENAALVEALQHLQPGYDKEYGGFGSAPKFPPTGLLEFLFSMRNTAAIDDRQPQLRQAIDQIVPHTLEAMARGGIYDQVGGGFCRYSVDRYWTIPHFEKMLYDNALLIQAYTEGWRRYRNPLFAAVVDETCQWLEREMMLQPGVFAASLDADSGGEEGSYYVWTPQQIEFVLANLPRKQTVDAEDFCRAYGVTEEGNFEHGTTQLTLVERDFDQRQLYENARRLLLEDRQSRVAPARDDKVLVSWNALLWKSLAEAAFTFGRWDWMNWAKAGVDWMWEHQMRDADSDTPRLYAVNYAGEARQNAFLDDYVAAVEALLAVASKVEWLETESADTYLYRAKRLTNSILKHFRDPNAVGYFFTSDDHEGIPHRAKEWFDTATPAGNSGLVSILSQLYTLTGDARYVQELERQRVCYTGLIDQAPQGVGHAMAHWAQDAVGIAVLKAGRGVNWEDVRLALETRPWRPLFLQTVEDLEGYQLCVGTQCLAPERDLDALVGKF from the coding sequence ATGCCGAATCGCCTGGCGCACGAAAAGTCCCTTTACCTCCGTCAACACGCCGACAACCCCGTGGACTGGTTCCCGTGGGGAGAAGAGGCCCTGGAGAAGGCCCGCAACGAAAACAAGCCGCTGCTTGTCTCCATCGGCTACAGCAGCTGCCACTGGTGCCACGTGATGGCACACGAGTCGTTTGAGAGCGTCTACATCGCGGAGCTGATGAACCGCCACTTCGTGTGCATCAAGGTGGACCGCGAGGAGCGGCCCGACCTCGACCGCCTTTATCTGGAGGCCGTGCAGATGATCAACGGCCACGGGGGCTGGCCGCTCAACGTCTTTTGCCTGCCCGACGGTCGCCCGTTTGCCGGCGGCACCTACTTCCCGCCCGAAGACCGCAACCAGGGCATCGTGCCGTGGCCGCAGTTGCTCATGCGCGTGTCCGACTACTTCAAGCGCAACCGCGCCGATCTCGAAGAAAACGCCACCGCCATCATCGGCAACCTCAAGCTGGCCAACGACCCGGTGGGCGCCACCGGCGACGGCTTTGAAAACGCCGCGCTGGTCGAGGCCCTGCAGCACCTGCAGCCCGGCTACGACAAGGAATACGGCGGCTTTGGCAGCGCGCCCAAGTTCCCGCCCACGGGCCTGCTCGAGTTCCTCTTCTCCATGCGCAACACGGCAGCGATCGATGACCGCCAGCCCCAGTTGCGCCAGGCCATCGACCAGATCGTGCCCCACACGCTGGAGGCGATGGCGCGCGGCGGCATCTACGACCAGGTGGGCGGCGGCTTCTGTCGCTACAGCGTCGACCGCTACTGGACGATCCCGCACTTCGAAAAGATGCTCTACGACAACGCGCTGCTCATCCAGGCCTACACCGAAGGCTGGCGGCGCTACCGCAACCCGCTCTTTGCCGCGGTGGTCGACGAGACCTGCCAGTGGCTGGAGCGCGAGATGATGCTGCAGCCGGGCGTCTTTGCCGCCAGCCTCGATGCCGACAGCGGGGGCGAAGAAGGCAGCTACTACGTGTGGACGCCCCAGCAGATCGAATTCGTGCTCGCCAACTTGCCCCGCAAGCAGACCGTCGACGCGGAAGACTTTTGCCGGGCCTACGGTGTGACCGAAGAGGGCAATTTTGAACACGGCACCACGCAGTTGACCCTAGTTGAGCGCGATTTTGACCAGCGCCAGTTGTACGAAAATGCGCGTCGCCTGCTTTTGGAAGATCGCCAAAGCCGTGTCGCCCCGGCGCGCGATGACAAAGTGCTCGTCTCGTGGAACGCGCTGCTCTGGAAATCCCTCGCCGAGGCCGCTTTCACCTTTGGCCGCTGGGATTGGATGAACTGGGCCAAGGCTGGCGTGGATTGGATGTGGGAGCACCAGATGCGCGACGCGGACAGCGACACCCCCCGCCTCTACGCGGTCAACTACGCCGGCGAGGCCCGCCAGAACGCCTTCCTCGACGACTATGTGGCCGCAGTCGAGGCCCTGCTGGCGGTCGCGAGCAAGGTCGAGTGGCTGGAGACGGAGAGCGCCGACACCTACCTCTACCGCGCCAAGCGACTCACCAACAGCATCTTGAAGCACTTCCGCGACCCCAACGCGGTCGGCTACTTCTTCACCAGCGACGACCACGAAGGCATCCCGCACCGTGCCAAGGAGTGGTTCGACACGGCCACCCCCGCCGGCAACAGCGGCCTCGTCTCTATCCTCTCCCAACTCTACACGCTCACCGGCGACGCCCGCTACGTGCAGGAGCTGGAGCGCCAACGCGTCTGCTACACCGGACTCATCGATCAGGCGCCGCAGGGCGTCGGCCACGCGATGGCCCACTGGGCGCAGGACGCCGTCGGCATCGCCGTGCTCAAGGCTGGCCGTGGGGTGAATTGGGAAGACGTCCGCCTCGCGCTGGAGACTCGCCCCTGGCGACCGCTCTTCCTCCAAACGGTAGAGGATCTGGAAGGCTACCAGCTCTGCGTGGGCACCCAATGCCTTGCACCGGAACGAGATTTGGACGCTCTAGTCGGAAAATTCTAG
- a CDS encoding TetR family transcriptional regulator: protein MSSDTKENILQAAESLFAERGFNGTSVRDITDRAGANVAAVNYHFGSKHDLFVELMRRHVEPINRLRLSYLEERRERSGGLPLTVQQIFEAFFEPMGETLVDENGRPKLTAIRLAFRAFHETPELLQALKSECFREVCDTFGAELAKTVPHLSFDDLLIRFNFALSTMVGTLLHLPDMPCFCAGKTDAAAFRSIIRQMTLFVAAGFVYDQAEVTQR, encoded by the coding sequence ATGTCCAGTGATACCAAGGAAAACATTCTGCAGGCGGCGGAGAGCCTCTTTGCGGAGCGCGGCTTTAACGGCACGAGTGTGCGCGACATAACCGACCGCGCAGGAGCGAATGTCGCCGCCGTCAATTACCACTTTGGCAGCAAGCACGACCTGTTTGTGGAGCTGATGCGCCGCCACGTAGAGCCGATCAACCGCCTGCGCCTTTCCTACCTGGAGGAACGCCGCGAGCGCAGCGGCGGCCTGCCCCTCACCGTCCAGCAGATTTTTGAAGCCTTCTTCGAGCCGATGGGGGAAACCCTTGTCGATGAGAACGGGCGCCCGAAACTGACCGCAATTCGATTGGCTTTTCGCGCCTTCCATGAAACTCCAGAGCTCCTCCAAGCGTTAAAGAGTGAGTGTTTTCGCGAGGTCTGCGACACCTTTGGTGCAGAACTCGCTAAGACCGTCCCGCACCTCTCATTCGACGATCTACTGATCCGCTTCAATTTCGCCCTGAGTACCATGGTCGGCACACTTCTGCACCTCCCGGATATGCCCTGCTTCTGCGCAGGCAAGACGGACGCGGCGGCGTTCCGGTCGATTATCCGGCAAATGACGCTCTTTGTCGCCGCCGGCTTTGTCTACGATCAGGCGGAAGTCACCCAGCGGTGA
- a CDS encoding efflux transporter outer membrane subunit: MISLAGLAGCSIGPAPDVAEFAPASPPSWAGTEVPETEPAQPVELQWLEQWHDPQLAELIQEALRYNRDILAAASRMEAAAARARRAGANLWPSLDADASFNRGAGAQAQGNNATTNRFDAGLTASWEVDLWGRLRLARDAARLDYQAAEADYAAAQLSIAFQVSQLWFDLIEANQQVLLAEDTLQSFQAGQNIIRQRFERGLNEALDLRLARANVASARNQLAQRNLQRDTIVRSLEALLGRYPGGELSTLKDLPTLPPALPAGLPAQILERRPDLASLARQLQSAAREVGVAEKAFLPSLRLTASGGYVSSEFDRWLRDDAGQWSIVSGLTAPIFDSGRLKADERLARANFSLAAATYQDAALNAFREVETALVSQQWLSEREDALRLAAEENDRAEELAWDQYQRGLTNIITVLESQRRAFNSRSDYLTVRNARLQNRLDLYRALGGAPFAWEQMPTVPLVQLER; this comes from the coding sequence TTGATTTCCCTCGCGGGGCTCGCCGGTTGCTCGATCGGCCCGGCCCCCGATGTTGCTGAATTTGCACCCGCGTCCCCACCCTCCTGGGCCGGCACGGAAGTCCCTGAAACGGAGCCCGCCCAGCCCGTGGAGCTCCAATGGCTGGAGCAATGGCACGACCCGCAGCTCGCGGAGCTGATCCAGGAGGCACTTCGCTACAACCGCGACATTCTGGCCGCCGCCTCTCGCATGGAGGCCGCCGCCGCCCGGGCTCGCCGCGCCGGAGCCAACCTCTGGCCCAGTCTCGATGCCGACGCCAGCTTCAACCGTGGCGCGGGCGCTCAGGCCCAAGGCAACAACGCCACGACCAACCGCTTCGACGCCGGCCTTACCGCCAGCTGGGAAGTCGACCTCTGGGGTCGCCTGCGCCTCGCCCGCGACGCCGCCCGCCTCGACTACCAGGCCGCAGAGGCCGATTACGCCGCCGCCCAGCTCTCCATCGCCTTCCAGGTCTCCCAACTGTGGTTCGACTTGATCGAGGCCAACCAGCAGGTGCTGCTGGCCGAAGACACGCTGCAAAGCTTTCAGGCTGGCCAGAACATCATCCGTCAGCGCTTCGAGCGAGGCCTGAACGAGGCGCTCGACCTCCGCCTCGCCCGAGCCAATGTCGCCAGCGCCCGCAACCAGCTGGCCCAGCGCAACCTCCAGCGCGATACGATCGTCCGCAGCCTCGAAGCCCTGCTGGGGCGCTACCCCGGCGGTGAGCTCTCCACGCTGAAGGACCTGCCCACCCTGCCCCCGGCACTGCCCGCCGGCCTGCCCGCGCAGATCCTCGAACGTCGGCCCGACCTGGCCTCGCTCGCCCGGCAGCTCCAGTCTGCCGCGCGCGAGGTGGGCGTGGCCGAAAAAGCCTTCCTGCCCAGCCTGCGCCTCACCGCCAGCGGCGGCTACGTGAGCAGCGAGTTCGACCGCTGGCTGCGCGACGATGCCGGGCAATGGTCGATCGTCAGCGGCCTCACTGCGCCGATCTTCGACTCTGGTCGCCTGAAGGCAGACGAACGCCTTGCGCGCGCCAACTTTTCCCTCGCCGCCGCCACTTATCAGGACGCGGCCCTCAACGCCTTCCGCGAAGTCGAAACCGCCCTTGTCTCCCAACAATGGCTTTCGGAGCGCGAAGACGCCCTGCGCCTCGCGGCCGAAGAAAACGACCGGGCCGAAGAGCTGGCCTGGGATCAATACCAGCGCGGCCTCACCAACATCATCACCGTGCTGGAAAGCCAACGGCGCGCCTTCAACAGCCGCAGCGATTACCTCACCGTCCGCAACGCGCGCCTGCAAAACCGCCTCGACCTCTATCGGGCGCTTGGCGGCGCGCCCTTCGCGTGGGAGCAGATGCCCACCGTCCCGCTCGTCCAACTCGAACGCTAA
- a CDS encoding efflux RND transporter periplasmic adaptor subunit produces the protein MSRASKIVSAVLVTGGILAATGGFAWYLVNSKPEVAPVPQPRKIPQVEYVTVQPEDWQLWVDTQGNVTARTETSLTSEVAGRILRISPSFKPGGFFEAGDVLLEIDPLDYEAALANARAQLAQARLALAQEVAQAEQAQQDWSDLGQGDTPTELVLREPQQAMARANVAAAEARVKQAERDLERTKVRAPYAGRIRDKMVDIGQNVSGSTTLASIYAVDVAEVRFPLSPFELSYLDLPEAYRDDENSEAAPRVKLTQTLGNETYSWDGYLDRTEGTVDMRSRLTYAVARVPDPYGSPGGDQPPLKIGSFVQAHIAGRYLQGIYVVPRKALIDQDTLYVIEPENALTARDVSVYWSDSERAIISGGLQPGERVCLTPIIYFLEGMPVQPLTPDPLAEAESPVDGPKPEASTAKSEPAAEKRGDA, from the coding sequence ATGTCCCGCGCCAGTAAAATCGTTTCCGCCGTCCTCGTGACCGGCGGCATCCTCGCTGCCACCGGCGGCTTCGCCTGGTATTTGGTCAACTCCAAGCCGGAGGTCGCACCGGTCCCGCAACCCCGGAAGATCCCGCAGGTCGAGTATGTGACCGTGCAGCCGGAAGACTGGCAGCTGTGGGTCGATACGCAGGGCAACGTCACCGCCCGCACCGAGACTTCGCTCACCTCCGAGGTGGCGGGTCGGATCCTCCGCATCAGCCCCAGCTTCAAGCCCGGCGGCTTCTTCGAAGCGGGCGACGTGCTGCTGGAGATCGACCCGCTGGATTACGAGGCCGCCCTCGCCAACGCCCGCGCGCAACTGGCCCAGGCCCGCCTTGCCCTCGCGCAGGAAGTCGCCCAGGCCGAGCAGGCGCAGCAGGACTGGAGCGACCTCGGCCAAGGCGACACCCCTACCGAACTCGTCTTGCGCGAGCCTCAGCAGGCCATGGCCCGTGCCAATGTCGCTGCCGCCGAAGCCCGCGTAAAGCAGGCCGAGCGCGATCTGGAGCGCACCAAAGTCCGCGCCCCCTACGCCGGCCGCATCCGCGACAAGATGGTCGACATCGGCCAAAACGTCTCCGGCAGCACCACGCTCGCCTCCATCTACGCCGTCGACGTGGCCGAAGTGCGCTTCCCCCTTTCTCCCTTCGAGCTGAGCTACCTCGACCTGCCCGAAGCCTACCGCGACGACGAGAACTCCGAAGCCGCCCCGCGCGTGAAGCTGACCCAGACCCTCGGCAACGAGACCTACTCCTGGGACGGCTACCTCGACCGCACCGAAGGCACGGTCGACATGCGCTCCCGACTCACCTACGCCGTCGCCCGCGTGCCCGACCCCTACGGCTCGCCCGGAGGCGACCAGCCGCCGCTCAAGATCGGCTCCTTTGTGCAAGCCCACATCGCGGGGCGCTACCTGCAAGGTATCTACGTGGTGCCCCGCAAGGCGCTGATCGACCAGGACACGCTCTACGTGATCGAGCCCGAGAACGCTCTCACTGCCCGCGACGTCAGCGTCTATTGGTCGGACAGCGAGCGCGCCATCATCTCCGGCGGGCTCCAACCCGGCGAACGCGTCTGCCTCACCCCGATCATTTACTTCCTCGAAGGCATGCCCGTCCAGCCGCTCACGCCCGACCCGCTGGCCGAGGCCGAATCGCCCGTCGACGGCCCCAAGCCTGAAGCCTCCACCGCCAAGAGCGAACCTGCGGCGGAAAAGCGAGGTGATGCATGA
- a CDS encoding efflux RND transporter permease subunit — MSGLMEWFTRNGVAANLVMFVVIVGGIFAIPSLNLEMFPKMTPDTIRVNLSYPGATPSEAEEGLVMRVEEAIQGLQGIKEIDSMAWEGGGRVSVEAADGFDLNRLKEDIKGRVDAISSFPADAERPTVEEQIWTRDVLEIAVYGDMDEKSLRRVAEKVRDDLLRTPGISQIEFQGARDYEIAIEIDEETLRKYGLTLEQVAARVNAASRDVPGGSVKATSGELLLRTLGQAYRHDDFADITLLTREDGTSIKLGQIATIRDGFTDDDIISYFNGHPAIFVEVFEVGNESPLDIASKTRAYIENQKDQFPPGVHLEIFSDSSFYLNARLSMMLTNGMLGLLLVMCVLTLFLRPALAFYVALGIPVSFLGTLMVAPWVDLSINMVSLFAFILVLGIVVDDAIVVGESVFTEYQHRKPKDKEGRIVAAIHGSHRVSVPIIFAVLTTMVAFAPVFFLPGPAGDRFRPIPYVVILTLAFSLIQSKLVLPYHLSTLKVGTGDRKKLGLLTRIQRKVADSLEHFVTRFYQPVLSFCLRHRYATCAAFIGVLLITIGLVRGGHMRYQPFPRVQSDTINVSLEYPDGTALPTTIAGLNQLMDSWEKVVDDVMAEGHADPVKNIAMNSRYNVSQGRIQIELTKSEDRDITTQEMVNRWRQKLGPMPGVQTLSMSGEIGGGSSRPINVQLVGEDFEEMEVAAQEIKDMLATLPDLYDISDSFTSGRREIKLSLKPRGEVLGITTNDLGRQVRQAFYGAEAQRILRGRDEVKVMVRYPRADRESLAALHNLRIRLADGSEVPFDEVAEADIGHGFSSITRIDRQRVINVTSDVDKTSANMTTLNAQIENNVRGILAKYPGVSSSLEGEAKDTRESNQALQMGFYFVLFLIYVLLAIPFKSYFQPLIVMSAIPFGIVGAIWGHFVTGTWGASGYTPQPITQMSIMGIIAAIGVVVNDSLVLVDYVNDERRQGKDVVQAAHDAGGQRFRPILLTSLTTFFGLVPMLLERSLQAQFLIPMATSLAFGVLFATFITLLLVPGLYVILEDCKWATKNSVRWLRGKPLMPVPRRDLNQEPVVMT; from the coding sequence ATGAGCGGCCTGATGGAGTGGTTTACGCGCAACGGCGTCGCGGCCAACCTCGTGATGTTCGTCGTGATCGTGGGCGGCATCTTTGCCATCCCTTCGCTCAATCTGGAGATGTTCCCCAAGATGACGCCCGACACCATCCGGGTGAACCTCTCCTACCCCGGCGCCACCCCCTCCGAAGCCGAAGAAGGCCTCGTGATGCGGGTCGAGGAAGCCATTCAGGGCCTGCAGGGCATCAAGGAAATCGACTCCATGGCCTGGGAAGGCGGCGGGCGCGTCTCGGTCGAGGCAGCGGACGGCTTTGACCTCAACCGCCTGAAGGAAGACATCAAAGGCCGCGTCGACGCCATCAGCTCGTTCCCGGCCGACGCCGAGCGCCCCACCGTCGAAGAACAGATCTGGACGCGCGACGTGCTCGAAATCGCCGTGTATGGCGATATGGACGAGAAATCGCTCCGCCGCGTGGCCGAAAAGGTGCGCGACGACCTCCTGCGCACCCCCGGCATCAGCCAAATCGAATTTCAAGGCGCTCGCGACTACGAGATCGCCATCGAGATCGACGAAGAGACCCTGCGTAAATACGGCCTCACGCTTGAACAAGTCGCCGCCAGGGTCAACGCCGCCTCGCGCGACGTGCCGGGCGGCTCCGTCAAGGCAACCAGCGGCGAGCTGCTCCTGCGCACCCTCGGCCAGGCCTACCGCCACGACGACTTTGCCGACATCACGCTCTTGACCCGCGAAGACGGTACCTCGATCAAGCTGGGCCAGATCGCCACCATCCGCGACGGCTTTACCGACGACGACATCATCAGCTACTTCAATGGCCACCCGGCGATCTTCGTCGAAGTCTTCGAAGTCGGCAACGAGAGCCCGCTCGACATCGCCTCCAAGACGCGCGCCTACATCGAGAACCAGAAAGACCAGTTCCCGCCCGGCGTGCACCTCGAGATCTTCAGCGACTCGTCGTTCTACCTCAACGCGCGCCTCAGCATGATGCTGACCAACGGCATGCTCGGCCTCCTGCTGGTCATGTGCGTGCTCACGCTCTTCCTGCGCCCCGCCCTCGCTTTTTACGTCGCGCTCGGCATCCCGGTCTCGTTCCTCGGTACGCTGATGGTCGCGCCGTGGGTCGACCTCTCGATCAACATGGTGTCGCTCTTCGCCTTCATCCTCGTGCTGGGGATCGTGGTCGACGACGCCATCGTAGTCGGCGAAAGCGTCTTTACCGAGTACCAGCACCGCAAGCCAAAGGACAAGGAAGGCCGCATCGTCGCCGCCATCCACGGCTCGCACCGCGTGTCGGTGCCGATCATCTTCGCCGTGCTCACCACGATGGTGGCCTTCGCGCCCGTATTCTTCCTGCCCGGCCCCGCTGGCGACCGCTTCCGGCCCATCCCATACGTGGTGATCCTCACGCTCGCGTTCTCACTGATCCAGAGCAAGCTGGTGCTGCCCTACCACCTCTCGACCCTCAAGGTGGGCACGGGCGACCGCAAGAAGCTGGGCCTGCTCACACGCATCCAGCGCAAGGTGGCCGATAGCCTCGAGCACTTCGTCACCCGCTTTTACCAACCGGTGCTCAGCTTTTGCCTGCGCCACCGCTATGCCACCTGCGCGGCCTTCATCGGCGTGCTGCTCATCACCATCGGCCTGGTGCGCGGCGGCCACATGCGCTATCAGCCCTTCCCCCGCGTGCAGAGCGACACCATCAACGTCTCGCTCGAATACCCCGACGGCACCGCACTGCCCACCACCATTGCCGGCCTCAACCAGCTGATGGACTCGTGGGAGAAAGTCGTCGACGACGTGATGGCCGAAGGCCATGCCGACCCGGTCAAGAACATCGCCATGAACTCGCGCTACAACGTGAGCCAGGGGCGCATCCAGATCGAGCTGACCAAGAGCGAAGACCGCGACATCACCACCCAGGAGATGGTCAACCGCTGGCGCCAGAAGCTGGGGCCGATGCCTGGCGTGCAAACCCTGAGCATGAGCGGCGAAATCGGCGGCGGCAGCTCGCGCCCGATCAACGTCCAGCTCGTCGGCGAAGACTTCGAAGAAATGGAAGTGGCGGCGCAGGAGATCAAGGACATGCTCGCCACCCTGCCCGACCTCTACGACATCTCCGACTCGTTCACCAGCGGGCGGCGCGAGATCAAGCTGTCGCTCAAGCCACGCGGCGAAGTGCTGGGGATCACCACCAACGACCTCGGGCGGCAAGTGCGCCAAGCCTTCTACGGCGCCGAAGCCCAGCGCATCCTGCGCGGGCGCGACGAAGTGAAGGTGATGGTGCGCTACCCGCGCGCCGACCGCGAGAGCCTCGCCGCGCTGCACAACCTGCGCATCCGCCTCGCCGACGGCAGCGAAGTGCCCTTCGACGAAGTCGCGGAGGCCGACATCGGCCATGGCTTTTCCTCCATTACGCGGATCGACCGCCAGCGCGTGATCAACGTGACCTCCGACGTCGACAAGACCTCGGCCAACATGACGACGCTGAACGCCCAGATCGAAAACAACGTGCGCGGCATCCTCGCCAAATACCCCGGCGTCTCCAGCTCGCTCGAAGGCGAGGCGAAAGACACCCGGGAGTCCAACCAGGCGCTGCAGATGGGCTTCTACTTCGTGCTCTTCCTCATCTACGTGCTGCTCGCGATCCCCTTCAAATCCTACTTCCAGCCGCTGATCGTGATGTCCGCGATCCCGTTTGGCATCGTCGGAGCAATCTGGGGCCACTTCGTCACCGGCACCTGGGGCGCCAGCGGCTACACGCCTCAGCCCATCACCCAGATGTCGATCATGGGCATCATCGCCGCCATCGGCGTGGTCGTAAACGACAGCCTCGTGCTGGTCGACTACGTCAACGACGAGCGCCGCCAGGGCAAGGACGTGGTGCAAGCCGCCCACGACGCCGGGGGTCAACGCTTCCGCCCGATCTTACTAACGTCGCTTACCACATTTTTCGGGCTTGTACCGATGCTGTTGGAGCGTAGTCTACAAGCACAGTTCCTGATCCCGATGGCCACCTCCCTTGCCTTCGGCGTGCTCTTTGCCACCTTCATCACCCTGCTGCTTGTCCCGGGGCTCTACGTGATCCTCGAAGACTGCAAGTGGGCGACCAAGAACTCCGTGCGCTGGCTGCGCGGCAAGCCCTTGATGCCCGTCCCCCGCCGCGACCTGAATCAGGAACCGGTCGTGATGACCTGA